One Sparus aurata chromosome 5, fSpaAur1.1, whole genome shotgun sequence genomic window carries:
- the atxn2 gene encoding ataxin-2 isoform X10, with the protein MSMKAGGNRSKPGGGNTAGAAASGAGGSGGGRQNLGRGRHSGKGPAAVIFNGVYANMRMVHVLTSVVGAKCELKVKNGAVYEGVFKTYGPECDLVLDAAHRKSPEPSIAPRKEDIVESIIFKASDVVVVTFKDVDLNFARKVSSDTDNFTDAAVSSRINGEHKEKDLEPWDGGETHNSDSLESLDTDVSNGWDPNDMFKYNEEKYGVLSTYDSSLSTYTVPLERDNSEEFLKREARAAQLAEEIEASATYKARVALENDERSEEEKYTAVVRGERETHTLSRENKYIPPGQRNREAMSWGPGRQNSPRLAQSSAGPSAPRPGPHDYSPSSGADQRVVNGGPPRMSPKSQRTPRAHRVPPCRTTGVPPGVDLISHNAPGEVPVTPPTRSSSSGGTWSSVVSGAHRPRSPRQNSMGGASTGSSSLPSPQTGTAPVETAATPTSAPSPTAASPAPNMVASPPGDAKECRVQETRQTSPTANKENIKPLDSSPSITRPVCKGPPSMAPDHRKQIDNLKKFSVDFRLQSSSNSEAAFDQMMTKPPRDPADKPKDLPLDKASTVGREGTEDGVVVITAGTPGGAPTPSTTATNTSKPGSPAALSPSPSAPDQKRAGLDVTSQGVQTTATSAFGGPKHEDKDDKKEPVQDQVRKSTLNPNANEFKPRFNAQPKPANTPTPPRPQGQPSPSIVVQQPPAVYGQTVCFPQMYPLTPVSPGVQKSIIWKSPAMYQVQMPHMTVSQSKPYRPGKVPNMPQQRSDQHHPPGTPTMMHPATAAGPPIVAPSPAYSAQYFTCSPQQFTSQPLVQQMTHYQSQNKICWPGHLYSTTAQHVFSPVMQGSARMMAPPTHGQPSLVSSSTTQYPEQTHTMYVSQGPMPQQYPHPSATLHPHPQHPQPSATPTGQAQQGGPPQHGGPPSHPAASPVQHQQHQQAAAAAAAAQALHLANQPPQQQMYSALAPTPPSMTPGPNPQSPQASFPSAQQTVYIHPQQVQHGYNHNHMAHVQQAHMQSGMVPSHHPAPTHPTMMLMATQGPPGGPQPPMPQTALNPIPVSSTTHFSYLAHPQVQPHHQQQL; encoded by the exons ATGTCAATGAAGGCCGGTGGAAATCGCAGCAAGCCCGGCGGTGGCAACACCGCTGGTGCCGCCGCCTCCGGTGCCGGAGGAAGCGGCGGGGGAAGACAGAATCTGGGCAG gggAAGACACAGTGGTAAAGGCCCTGCAGCA GTCATTTTCAATGGTGTATATGCAAATATGAGGATGGTCCATGTCTTGACATCAGTGGTG GGGGCCAAGTGTGAGCTGAAAGTGAAAAACGGAGCAGTCTATGAAGGAGTATTTAAGACATATGGTCCAGAG TGTGACCTGGTGTTGGATGCAGCTCACAGAAAGAGCCCAGAGCCGAGCATAGCCCCCAGGAAAGAGGATATTGTGGAGAGCATCATTTTCAAGGCCTCGGATGTTGTAGTGGTGACCTTCAAAGATGTGGACCTGAATTTCGCCAGGAAAG TCTCTTCTGACACAG ACAACTTCACAGATGCAGCAGTGAGCAGCAGGATCAATGGCGAGCACAAAGAGAAAGATCTAGAGCCCTGGGATGGAGGAGAGACCCACAACTCTGACAGCCTTGAGTCTCTGGATACAGACGtg TCAAACGGGTGGGACCCCAATGACATGTTCAAGTACAATGAGGAGAAGTATGGAGTCTTGTCTACATATGACAGCAGCCTGTCAACATACAC GGTCCCCCTTGAGCGGGACAACTCAGAAGAGTTCCTCAAGAGGGAGGCACGTGCTGCCCAGCTGGCAGAAGAGATCGAGGCCAGTGCCACGTATAAGGCCCGCGTGGCCCTGGAAAACGATGAACGCTCTGAGGAGGAGAAGTATACAGCTGTGGTGCGAGGGGAGAGGGAGACCCACACGCTCAGCAG aGAGAACAAGTACATTCCTCCAGGTCAGAGGAACAGGGAGGCGATGTCATGGGGACCGGGACGTCAGAATTCACCTCGTCTGGCTCAGAGCTCAGCTGGACCCTCAGCTCCTCGACCAGGACCTCACGACTACAGCCCCAGCTCCGGGGCCGACCAGAGAGTGGTTAACGGAG GTCCACCCAGGATGTCTCCAAAGTCCCAACGGACGCCTCGTGCTCATAGAGTGCCACCCTGCCGGACCACTGGAGTCCCTCCAGGAGTGGACTTAATTTCCCACAATGCCCCTGGAGAGGTCCCAGTGACTCCACCGACCAGGAGCAGCTCCTCTGGAGGGACATGGTCTTCAGTGGTTAGTGGAG CCCATAGACCTCGCTCCCCCCGACAGAACAGTATGGGTGGAGCCTCCACtggctcctcctccctcccatcACCCCAGACAGGAACAGCTCCTGTGGAAACTGCTGCTACACCAACATCAGCTCCCTCTCCCACTGCTGCTAGCCCCGCCCCCAACATGGTCGCCTCTCCACCAGGAGATG CAAAAGAGTGTCGTGTCCAGGAGACAAGACAAACATCCCCCACGGCAAACAAGGAGAACATCAAGCCCTTGGACAGCTCACCTAGTATCACCAGACCAGTCTGTAAAG GACCCCCTTCTATGGCACCAgaccacagaaaacaaataGATAATTTAAAGAAATTTAGTGTAGATTTTAGG TTGCAGTCTAGTTCAAACTCAGAGGCTGCCTTTGACCAGATGATGACCAAGCCTCCCAGAGATCCAGCAGACAAGCCTAAAGACCTTCCCCTGGACAAAGCCTCCACAGTGGGGCGGGAGGGCACAGAAGATGGTGTTGTAGTAATAACTGCTGGCACCCCCGGTGGTGCCCCAACACCATCCACCACCGCCACAAACACCAGTAAGCCTGGCAGCCCCGCTGCACTGTCCCCGTCTCCTTCAGCCCCAGACCAGAAGAGAGCGGGGCTTGATGTGACATCACAGGGAGTTCAGACGACAGCCACTTCCGCATTTGGTGGACCCAAGCATGAAGACAAGGATGACAAAAAGGAACCAGTACAAGA TCAAGTGAGAAAATCAACCCTGAACCCAAATGCGAATGAGTTCAAACCCAGGTTCAATGCGCAG CCCAAGCCAGCCAACACCCCGACGCCCCCGCGGCCTCAGGGCCAGCCCAGCCCCTCCATCGTGGTCCAGCAGCCCCCGGCAGTGTACGGTCAGACAGTCTGCTTCCCACAGATGTATCCCCTCACACCAGTCAGCCCTGGAGTGCAG AAAAGCATAATATGGaag TCTCCAGCTATGTACCAGGTTCAGATGCCTCATATGACAGTCAGCCAGTCTAAACCCTATAGACCAGGTAAAG TACCAAACATGCCCCAGCAGAGGTCAGACCAGCACCACCCACCAGGCACGCCCACCATGATGCACCCAGCCACGGCAGCGGGACCACCTATTGTAGCACCGAGCCCTGCCTACTCTGCCCAGTACTTTACCTGCAGCCCGCAGCAGTTCACCAGTCAGCCGCTGGTCCAGCAGATGACGCATTACCAGTCACAG AACAAGATTTGTTGGCCAGGGCATCtctacagcaccaca GCGCAGCATGTTTTCAGTCCAGTAATGCAGGGCAGTGCCAGGATGATGGCACCTCCCACGCATGGGCAACCCAGCCTAGTCTCTTCCTCGACTACACAGTACccagagcagacacacaccatGTATG TGTCTCAAGGGCCAATGCCTCAGCAGTATCCCCACCCAAGCGCCACCTTGCACCCCCACCCGCAGCACCCCCAGCCTTCTGCCACGCCTACAGGCCAAGCCCAGCAGGGTGGGCCCCCACAACACGGGGGTCCTCCTAGCCACCCAGCTGCCAGCCCAGTCCAGCACCAACAGCACCAGCAGGCAGCGGCAG ctgcagcagcagcccaggCCCTCCACCTGGCCAACCAGCCTCCTCAGCAACAGATGTACTCTGCTTTGGCCCCCACGCCCCCCTCTATGACCCCGGGGCCCAACCCTCAGAGTCCCCAGGCATCGTTCCCCTCTGCCCAGCAGACGGTCTATATCCACCCGCAGCAGGTGCAGCACGGCTACAACCACAACCACATGGCACACGTGCAGCAG GCCCATATGCAGTCCGGTATGGTGCCGTCTCACCACCCGGCACCCACCCACCCCACGATGATGCTGATGGCTACCCAGGGTCCTCCAGGGGGTCCGCAGCCACCCATGCCCCAGACTGCCCTCAACCCCATCCCTGTTTCCTCCACTACACATTTCTCCTACCTGGCACATCCACAAG TGCAacctcatcatcagcagcagctgtag
- the atxn2 gene encoding ataxin-2 isoform X4 has translation MSMKAGGNRSKPGGGNTAGAAASGAGGSGGGRQNLGRGRHSGKGPAAVIFNGVYANMRMVHVLTSVVGAKCELKVKNGAVYEGVFKTYGPECDLVLDAAHRKSPEPSIAPRKEDIVESIIFKASDVVVVTFKDVDLNFARKVSSDTDNFTDAAVSSRINGEHKEKDLEPWDGGETHNSDSLESLDTDVSNGWDPNDMFKYNEEKYGVLSTYDSSLSTYTVPLERDNSEEFLKREARAAQLAEEIEASATYKARVALENDERSEEEKYTAVVRGERETHTLSRENKYIPPGQRNREAMSWGPGRQNSPRLAQSSAGPSAPRPGPHDYSPSSGADQRVVNGGSSHWPSPCPSPSSRPPSRYQSGPSSLPPRATTPTRPPSRPPSRPSRPSSHSSHPSYPSSSSSSFSHHGPTSPASTLPKRMSSEGPPRMSPKSQRTPRAHRVPPCRTTGVPPGVDLISHNAPGEVPVTPPTRSSSSGGTWSSVVSGAHRPRSPRQNSMGGASTGSSSLPSPQTGTAPVETAATPTSAPSPTAASPAPNMVASPPGDAKECRVQETRQTSPTANKENIKPLDSSPSITRPVCKGPPSMAPDHRKQIDNLKKFSVDFRLQSSSNSEAAFDQMMTKPPRDPADKPKDLPLDKASTVGREGTEDGVVVITAGTPGGAPTPSTTATNTSKPGSPAALSPSPSAPDQKRAGLDVTSQGVQTTATSAFGGPKHEDKDDKKEPVQDQVRKSTLNPNANEFKPRFNAQPKPANTPTPPRPQGQPSPSIVVQQPPAVYGQTVCFPQMYPLTPVSPGVQSPAMYQVQMPHMTVSQSKPYRPGKVPNMPQQRSDQHHPPGTPTMMHPATAAGPPIVAPSPAYSAQYFTCSPQQFTSQPLVQQMTHYQSQNKICWPGHLYSTTAQHVFSPVMQGSARMMAPPTHGQPSLVSSSTTQYPEQTHTMYVSQGPMPQQYPHPSATLHPHPQHPQPSATPTGQAQQGGPPQHGGPPSHPAASPVQHQQHQQAAAAAAAAQALHLANQPPQQQMYSALAPTPPSMTPGPNPQSPQASFPSAQQTVYIHPQQVQHGYNHNHMAHVQQAHMQSGMVPSHHPAPTHPTMMLMATQGPPGGPQPPMPQTALNPIPVSSTTHFSYLAHPQVQPHHQQQL, from the exons ATGTCAATGAAGGCCGGTGGAAATCGCAGCAAGCCCGGCGGTGGCAACACCGCTGGTGCCGCCGCCTCCGGTGCCGGAGGAAGCGGCGGGGGAAGACAGAATCTGGGCAG gggAAGACACAGTGGTAAAGGCCCTGCAGCA GTCATTTTCAATGGTGTATATGCAAATATGAGGATGGTCCATGTCTTGACATCAGTGGTG GGGGCCAAGTGTGAGCTGAAAGTGAAAAACGGAGCAGTCTATGAAGGAGTATTTAAGACATATGGTCCAGAG TGTGACCTGGTGTTGGATGCAGCTCACAGAAAGAGCCCAGAGCCGAGCATAGCCCCCAGGAAAGAGGATATTGTGGAGAGCATCATTTTCAAGGCCTCGGATGTTGTAGTGGTGACCTTCAAAGATGTGGACCTGAATTTCGCCAGGAAAG TCTCTTCTGACACAG ACAACTTCACAGATGCAGCAGTGAGCAGCAGGATCAATGGCGAGCACAAAGAGAAAGATCTAGAGCCCTGGGATGGAGGAGAGACCCACAACTCTGACAGCCTTGAGTCTCTGGATACAGACGtg TCAAACGGGTGGGACCCCAATGACATGTTCAAGTACAATGAGGAGAAGTATGGAGTCTTGTCTACATATGACAGCAGCCTGTCAACATACAC GGTCCCCCTTGAGCGGGACAACTCAGAAGAGTTCCTCAAGAGGGAGGCACGTGCTGCCCAGCTGGCAGAAGAGATCGAGGCCAGTGCCACGTATAAGGCCCGCGTGGCCCTGGAAAACGATGAACGCTCTGAGGAGGAGAAGTATACAGCTGTGGTGCGAGGGGAGAGGGAGACCCACACGCTCAGCAG aGAGAACAAGTACATTCCTCCAGGTCAGAGGAACAGGGAGGCGATGTCATGGGGACCGGGACGTCAGAATTCACCTCGTCTGGCTCAGAGCTCAGCTGGACCCTCAGCTCCTCGACCAGGACCTCACGACTACAGCCCCAGCTCCGGGGCCGACCAGAGAGTGGTTAACGGAG GTTCATCCCATTGGCCCTCACCCTGTCCGTCTCCTTCCTCCCGCCCCCCCTCTCGTTACCAGTCTGgcccctcctccctgcctcctcgGGCGACCACGCCCACCAGGCCACCCTCCAGACCCCCCTCTCGACCTTCCAGGCCTTCCTCTCATTCATCCCACCCCTCctatccctcctcctcctcatcctccttttcCCACCATGGGCCCACGTCGCCAGCCTCCACTCTGCCCAAACGCATGTCTTCAGAAG GTCCACCCAGGATGTCTCCAAAGTCCCAACGGACGCCTCGTGCTCATAGAGTGCCACCCTGCCGGACCACTGGAGTCCCTCCAGGAGTGGACTTAATTTCCCACAATGCCCCTGGAGAGGTCCCAGTGACTCCACCGACCAGGAGCAGCTCCTCTGGAGGGACATGGTCTTCAGTGGTTAGTGGAG CCCATAGACCTCGCTCCCCCCGACAGAACAGTATGGGTGGAGCCTCCACtggctcctcctccctcccatcACCCCAGACAGGAACAGCTCCTGTGGAAACTGCTGCTACACCAACATCAGCTCCCTCTCCCACTGCTGCTAGCCCCGCCCCCAACATGGTCGCCTCTCCACCAGGAGATG CAAAAGAGTGTCGTGTCCAGGAGACAAGACAAACATCCCCCACGGCAAACAAGGAGAACATCAAGCCCTTGGACAGCTCACCTAGTATCACCAGACCAGTCTGTAAAG GACCCCCTTCTATGGCACCAgaccacagaaaacaaataGATAATTTAAAGAAATTTAGTGTAGATTTTAGG TTGCAGTCTAGTTCAAACTCAGAGGCTGCCTTTGACCAGATGATGACCAAGCCTCCCAGAGATCCAGCAGACAAGCCTAAAGACCTTCCCCTGGACAAAGCCTCCACAGTGGGGCGGGAGGGCACAGAAGATGGTGTTGTAGTAATAACTGCTGGCACCCCCGGTGGTGCCCCAACACCATCCACCACCGCCACAAACACCAGTAAGCCTGGCAGCCCCGCTGCACTGTCCCCGTCTCCTTCAGCCCCAGACCAGAAGAGAGCGGGGCTTGATGTGACATCACAGGGAGTTCAGACGACAGCCACTTCCGCATTTGGTGGACCCAAGCATGAAGACAAGGATGACAAAAAGGAACCAGTACAAGA TCAAGTGAGAAAATCAACCCTGAACCCAAATGCGAATGAGTTCAAACCCAGGTTCAATGCGCAG CCCAAGCCAGCCAACACCCCGACGCCCCCGCGGCCTCAGGGCCAGCCCAGCCCCTCCATCGTGGTCCAGCAGCCCCCGGCAGTGTACGGTCAGACAGTCTGCTTCCCACAGATGTATCCCCTCACACCAGTCAGCCCTGGAGTGCAG TCTCCAGCTATGTACCAGGTTCAGATGCCTCATATGACAGTCAGCCAGTCTAAACCCTATAGACCAGGTAAAG TACCAAACATGCCCCAGCAGAGGTCAGACCAGCACCACCCACCAGGCACGCCCACCATGATGCACCCAGCCACGGCAGCGGGACCACCTATTGTAGCACCGAGCCCTGCCTACTCTGCCCAGTACTTTACCTGCAGCCCGCAGCAGTTCACCAGTCAGCCGCTGGTCCAGCAGATGACGCATTACCAGTCACAG AACAAGATTTGTTGGCCAGGGCATCtctacagcaccaca GCGCAGCATGTTTTCAGTCCAGTAATGCAGGGCAGTGCCAGGATGATGGCACCTCCCACGCATGGGCAACCCAGCCTAGTCTCTTCCTCGACTACACAGTACccagagcagacacacaccatGTATG TGTCTCAAGGGCCAATGCCTCAGCAGTATCCCCACCCAAGCGCCACCTTGCACCCCCACCCGCAGCACCCCCAGCCTTCTGCCACGCCTACAGGCCAAGCCCAGCAGGGTGGGCCCCCACAACACGGGGGTCCTCCTAGCCACCCAGCTGCCAGCCCAGTCCAGCACCAACAGCACCAGCAGGCAGCGGCAG ctgcagcagcagcccaggCCCTCCACCTGGCCAACCAGCCTCCTCAGCAACAGATGTACTCTGCTTTGGCCCCCACGCCCCCCTCTATGACCCCGGGGCCCAACCCTCAGAGTCCCCAGGCATCGTTCCCCTCTGCCCAGCAGACGGTCTATATCCACCCGCAGCAGGTGCAGCACGGCTACAACCACAACCACATGGCACACGTGCAGCAG GCCCATATGCAGTCCGGTATGGTGCCGTCTCACCACCCGGCACCCACCCACCCCACGATGATGCTGATGGCTACCCAGGGTCCTCCAGGGGGTCCGCAGCCACCCATGCCCCAGACTGCCCTCAACCCCATCCCTGTTTCCTCCACTACACATTTCTCCTACCTGGCACATCCACAAG TGCAacctcatcatcagcagcagctgtag
- the atxn2 gene encoding ataxin-2 isoform X3 codes for MSMKAGGNRSKPGGGNTAGAAASGAGGSGGGRQNLGRGRHSGKGPAAVIFNGVYANMRMVHVLTSVVGAKCELKVKNGAVYEGVFKTYGPECDLVLDAAHRKSPEPSIAPRKEDIVESIIFKASDVVVVTFKDVDLNFARKDNFTDAAVSSRINGEHKEKDLEPWDGGETHNSDSLESLDTDVSNGWDPNDMFKYNEEKYGVLSTYDSSLSTYTVPLERDNSEEFLKREARAAQLAEEIEASATYKARVALENDERSEEEKYTAVVRGERETHTLSRENKYIPPGQRNREAMSWGPGRQNSPRLAQSSAGPSAPRPGPHDYSPSSGADQRVVNGGSSHWPSPCPSPSSRPPSRYQSGPSSLPPRATTPTRPPSRPPSRPSRPSSHSSHPSYPSSSSSSFSHHGPTSPASTLPKRMSSEGPPRMSPKSQRTPRAHRVPPCRTTGVPPGVDLISHNAPGEVPVTPPTRSSSSGGTWSSVVSGAHRPRSPRQNSMGGASTGSSSLPSPQTGTAPVETAATPTSAPSPTAASPAPNMVASPPGDAKECRVQETRQTSPTANKENIKPLDSSPSITRPVCKGPPSMAPDHRKQIDNLKKFSVDFRLQSSSNSEAAFDQMMTKPPRDPADKPKDLPLDKASTVGREGTEDGVVVITAGTPGGAPTPSTTATNTSKPGSPAALSPSPSAPDQKRAGLDVTSQGVQTTATSAFGGPKHEDKDDKKEPVQDQVRKSTLNPNANEFKPRFNAQPKPANTPTPPRPQGQPSPSIVVQQPPAVYGQTVCFPQMYPLTPVSPGVQKSIIWKSPAMYQVQMPHMTVSQSKPYRPGKVPNMPQQRSDQHHPPGTPTMMHPATAAGPPIVAPSPAYSAQYFTCSPQQFTSQPLVQQMTHYQSQNKICWPGHLYSTTAQHVFSPVMQGSARMMAPPTHGQPSLVSSSTTQYPEQTHTMYVSQGPMPQQYPHPSATLHPHPQHPQPSATPTGQAQQGGPPQHGGPPSHPAASPVQHQQHQQAAAAAAAAQALHLANQPPQQQMYSALAPTPPSMTPGPNPQSPQASFPSAQQTVYIHPQQVQHGYNHNHMAHVQQAHMQSGMVPSHHPAPTHPTMMLMATQGPPGGPQPPMPQTALNPIPVSSTTHFSYLAHPQVQPHHQQQL; via the exons ATGTCAATGAAGGCCGGTGGAAATCGCAGCAAGCCCGGCGGTGGCAACACCGCTGGTGCCGCCGCCTCCGGTGCCGGAGGAAGCGGCGGGGGAAGACAGAATCTGGGCAG gggAAGACACAGTGGTAAAGGCCCTGCAGCA GTCATTTTCAATGGTGTATATGCAAATATGAGGATGGTCCATGTCTTGACATCAGTGGTG GGGGCCAAGTGTGAGCTGAAAGTGAAAAACGGAGCAGTCTATGAAGGAGTATTTAAGACATATGGTCCAGAG TGTGACCTGGTGTTGGATGCAGCTCACAGAAAGAGCCCAGAGCCGAGCATAGCCCCCAGGAAAGAGGATATTGTGGAGAGCATCATTTTCAAGGCCTCGGATGTTGTAGTGGTGACCTTCAAAGATGTGGACCTGAATTTCGCCAGGAAAG ACAACTTCACAGATGCAGCAGTGAGCAGCAGGATCAATGGCGAGCACAAAGAGAAAGATCTAGAGCCCTGGGATGGAGGAGAGACCCACAACTCTGACAGCCTTGAGTCTCTGGATACAGACGtg TCAAACGGGTGGGACCCCAATGACATGTTCAAGTACAATGAGGAGAAGTATGGAGTCTTGTCTACATATGACAGCAGCCTGTCAACATACAC GGTCCCCCTTGAGCGGGACAACTCAGAAGAGTTCCTCAAGAGGGAGGCACGTGCTGCCCAGCTGGCAGAAGAGATCGAGGCCAGTGCCACGTATAAGGCCCGCGTGGCCCTGGAAAACGATGAACGCTCTGAGGAGGAGAAGTATACAGCTGTGGTGCGAGGGGAGAGGGAGACCCACACGCTCAGCAG aGAGAACAAGTACATTCCTCCAGGTCAGAGGAACAGGGAGGCGATGTCATGGGGACCGGGACGTCAGAATTCACCTCGTCTGGCTCAGAGCTCAGCTGGACCCTCAGCTCCTCGACCAGGACCTCACGACTACAGCCCCAGCTCCGGGGCCGACCAGAGAGTGGTTAACGGAG GTTCATCCCATTGGCCCTCACCCTGTCCGTCTCCTTCCTCCCGCCCCCCCTCTCGTTACCAGTCTGgcccctcctccctgcctcctcgGGCGACCACGCCCACCAGGCCACCCTCCAGACCCCCCTCTCGACCTTCCAGGCCTTCCTCTCATTCATCCCACCCCTCctatccctcctcctcctcatcctccttttcCCACCATGGGCCCACGTCGCCAGCCTCCACTCTGCCCAAACGCATGTCTTCAGAAG GTCCACCCAGGATGTCTCCAAAGTCCCAACGGACGCCTCGTGCTCATAGAGTGCCACCCTGCCGGACCACTGGAGTCCCTCCAGGAGTGGACTTAATTTCCCACAATGCCCCTGGAGAGGTCCCAGTGACTCCACCGACCAGGAGCAGCTCCTCTGGAGGGACATGGTCTTCAGTGGTTAGTGGAG CCCATAGACCTCGCTCCCCCCGACAGAACAGTATGGGTGGAGCCTCCACtggctcctcctccctcccatcACCCCAGACAGGAACAGCTCCTGTGGAAACTGCTGCTACACCAACATCAGCTCCCTCTCCCACTGCTGCTAGCCCCGCCCCCAACATGGTCGCCTCTCCACCAGGAGATG CAAAAGAGTGTCGTGTCCAGGAGACAAGACAAACATCCCCCACGGCAAACAAGGAGAACATCAAGCCCTTGGACAGCTCACCTAGTATCACCAGACCAGTCTGTAAAG GACCCCCTTCTATGGCACCAgaccacagaaaacaaataGATAATTTAAAGAAATTTAGTGTAGATTTTAGG TTGCAGTCTAGTTCAAACTCAGAGGCTGCCTTTGACCAGATGATGACCAAGCCTCCCAGAGATCCAGCAGACAAGCCTAAAGACCTTCCCCTGGACAAAGCCTCCACAGTGGGGCGGGAGGGCACAGAAGATGGTGTTGTAGTAATAACTGCTGGCACCCCCGGTGGTGCCCCAACACCATCCACCACCGCCACAAACACCAGTAAGCCTGGCAGCCCCGCTGCACTGTCCCCGTCTCCTTCAGCCCCAGACCAGAAGAGAGCGGGGCTTGATGTGACATCACAGGGAGTTCAGACGACAGCCACTTCCGCATTTGGTGGACCCAAGCATGAAGACAAGGATGACAAAAAGGAACCAGTACAAGA TCAAGTGAGAAAATCAACCCTGAACCCAAATGCGAATGAGTTCAAACCCAGGTTCAATGCGCAG CCCAAGCCAGCCAACACCCCGACGCCCCCGCGGCCTCAGGGCCAGCCCAGCCCCTCCATCGTGGTCCAGCAGCCCCCGGCAGTGTACGGTCAGACAGTCTGCTTCCCACAGATGTATCCCCTCACACCAGTCAGCCCTGGAGTGCAG AAAAGCATAATATGGaag TCTCCAGCTATGTACCAGGTTCAGATGCCTCATATGACAGTCAGCCAGTCTAAACCCTATAGACCAGGTAAAG TACCAAACATGCCCCAGCAGAGGTCAGACCAGCACCACCCACCAGGCACGCCCACCATGATGCACCCAGCCACGGCAGCGGGACCACCTATTGTAGCACCGAGCCCTGCCTACTCTGCCCAGTACTTTACCTGCAGCCCGCAGCAGTTCACCAGTCAGCCGCTGGTCCAGCAGATGACGCATTACCAGTCACAG AACAAGATTTGTTGGCCAGGGCATCtctacagcaccaca GCGCAGCATGTTTTCAGTCCAGTAATGCAGGGCAGTGCCAGGATGATGGCACCTCCCACGCATGGGCAACCCAGCCTAGTCTCTTCCTCGACTACACAGTACccagagcagacacacaccatGTATG TGTCTCAAGGGCCAATGCCTCAGCAGTATCCCCACCCAAGCGCCACCTTGCACCCCCACCCGCAGCACCCCCAGCCTTCTGCCACGCCTACAGGCCAAGCCCAGCAGGGTGGGCCCCCACAACACGGGGGTCCTCCTAGCCACCCAGCTGCCAGCCCAGTCCAGCACCAACAGCACCAGCAGGCAGCGGCAG ctgcagcagcagcccaggCCCTCCACCTGGCCAACCAGCCTCCTCAGCAACAGATGTACTCTGCTTTGGCCCCCACGCCCCCCTCTATGACCCCGGGGCCCAACCCTCAGAGTCCCCAGGCATCGTTCCCCTCTGCCCAGCAGACGGTCTATATCCACCCGCAGCAGGTGCAGCACGGCTACAACCACAACCACATGGCACACGTGCAGCAG GCCCATATGCAGTCCGGTATGGTGCCGTCTCACCACCCGGCACCCACCCACCCCACGATGATGCTGATGGCTACCCAGGGTCCTCCAGGGGGTCCGCAGCCACCCATGCCCCAGACTGCCCTCAACCCCATCCCTGTTTCCTCCACTACACATTTCTCCTACCTGGCACATCCACAAG TGCAacctcatcatcagcagcagctgtag